One Primulina tabacum isolate GXHZ01 chromosome 10, ASM2559414v2, whole genome shotgun sequence DNA segment encodes these proteins:
- the LOC142505463 gene encoding protein NDL1-like gives MAELSGYSVCLDVETIYLGGKEHIVRTGHGPVSVIVYGDQDKPALVTYPDLALNHMSCFQGLFFCPEAATLLLHNFCVYHISPPGHELGAAAVCSDDPVPSVDDLADQILEVLNYFRLGAVMCMGVMAGAYVLTLFAMKFRERVLGLILVSPLCKAPSWTEWLRNKVMSNLLYYYGMCGLLKEFLLHRYFSKEVRGGADVPESDIVQACRRLLDERQSINVLRFLQAIDRRPDLTDGLKTLKCRTLIFVGDNSPFHTESLYMTTKLDRRYSALVEVQACGSMVTEEQPHAMLVPMEYFLTGYGLYRPSQFSGSPRSPLSPSCIAPELLSPESMGLKLKPIKTRLSSQR, from the exons ATGGCTGAATTAAGCGGCTATTCCGTTTGCCTCGATGTGGAAACCATTTATCTCGGCGGGAAG GAACATATTGTGCGAACTGGCCATGGTCCTGTATCTGTTATAGTTTATGGAGACCAAGACAAACCAGCTCTGGTCACTTATCCTGATTTAGCTTTAAATC ATATGTCTTGTTTTCAAGGATTGTTCTTTTGTCCTGAAGCTGCAACTTTGTTGCTTCACAATTTCTGTGTTTACCACATCAGTCCTCCTGGGCATGAG TTGGGTGCTGCTGCAGTTTGTTCTGATGATCCTGTGCCTTCTGTTGACGACTTAGCTGATCAAATTCTTGAAGTGCTCAACTATTTCAG GCTTGGTGCAGTTATGTGTATGGGTGTAATGGCTGGAGCTTATGTCCTCACATTGTTCGCA ATGAAATTTAGAGAGCGGGTTCTTGGTTTGATCCTTGTTTCTCCTCTGTGCAAAGCACCGTCTTGGACAGAATGGCTACGTAATAAG GTGATGTCAAATTTGCTGTATTATTATGGAATGTGTGGTCTGCTGAAGGAATTCTTGCTTCACCGTTACTTCAGCAAG GAAGTTCGTGGTGGTGCTGATGTTCCAGAATCAGACATAGTTCAAGCTTGCAGGAGA CTGCTTGATGAGAGGCAGAGCATAAATGTGTTGCGGTTCCTTCAAGCTATAGATAG GAGACCTGATCTCACGGATGGGTTGAAGACACTGAAATGTCGAACCCTGATATTTGTTGGCGATAATTCTCCTTTTCATACGGAGTCCCTCTATATGACTACGAAACTGGACAGAAGATACAGTGCTTTGGTTGAG GTACAAGCATGTGGATCAATGGTGACTGAGGAGCAACCACATGCAATGCTAGTTCCCATGGAATATTTTCTCACAGGATACGGTCTGTACCGGCCAAGTCAATTCAGTGGCAGTCCTAGAAGTCCATTGAGCCCATCCTGTATTGCACCTGAACTCCTCTCTCCAGAAAGCATGGGATTGAAATTAAAACCGATCAAGACTCGACTGTCGTCGCAAAGATAA
- the LOC142506081 gene encoding inorganic pyrophosphatase 2 yields MAENIMIVFDFDRTLIDDDSDRWVITNMGLTNLFLQLRRTLPWNSLMDRMLEELHIQGKTVDDIAQCLKGIPLHPRVISVIKSAHSLGCDLKVASDSNMFYIKTILEHHGIYHCFSEIVTNPALVDSGGRLRIFPCHDVASSHACNLCPPNLCKGRVIDQIQSETGSKRLIYIGDGMNDFCPTLKLVAADCVMPRKNFPLWGHISKNLELVKAKVCEWSDGEELAKILYSIL; encoded by the exons ATGGCTGAAAACATAATGATTGTGTTTGATTTCGACAGAACGCTGATCGATGATGACAGCGACCGATGGGTGATAACAAATATGGGTCTGACAAATTTGTTCCTTCAGCTTCGACGCACTTTGCCTTGGAATAGTCTCATG GATAGGATGTTGGAAGAGCTTCACATTCAAGGGAAAACAGTTGATGATATTGCTCAGTGCTTAAAAGGGATTCCTTTGCATCCTCGTGTCATCTCCGTGATTAAATCAGCTCATTCTCTTGG ATGTGATTTAAAGGTGGCTAGCGACTCGAATATGTTTTACATCAAAACTATTTTGGAACATCACGGAATATACCATTGTTTCTCGGAGATCGTAACGAACCCTGCTCTTGTAGATAGCGGAGGTAGGCTTAGAATCTTCCCATGCCATGATGTAGCTTCATCTCATGCTTGTAACCTCTGCCCTCCTAATTTATGTAAG GGTCGTGTGATTGATCAAATCCAATCTGAAACTGGGAGCAAGAGATTAATATACATAGGAGATGGCATGAATGATTTTTGTCCAACTCTGAAGCTTGTTGCAGCAGACTGCGTTATGCCAAGAAAGAACTTCCCTTTATGGGGTCACATATCGAAAAATTTGGAACTTGTCAAAGCAAAAGTTTGTGAATGGAGCGATGGGGAAGAGTTAGCAAAGATCCTATACTCGATCTTATAA
- the LOC142505432 gene encoding mitochondrial carrier protein CoAc2 isoform X2, translating into MGEKSDEREKKGLVLNGLIGEMPVFAKELVAGGLAGGFAKTVVAPLERVKILFQTRRNEFHSLGILGSFTKIAKTEGLLGFYRGNGASVVRIVPYAALHYMAYEEYRRWIILGFPDVGRGPVLDLVAGSFAGGTAVLFTYPLDLVRTKLAYQVVEPLKRSVEGLAMGESVYKGIRDCFSKTYKEAGVRGLYRGAGLLGQTFTYPIDVVRRQMQVQRLSTSKSSEMRGTMATLVMIAQTQGWKQLFSGLSINYLKVVPSVAIGFTVYDVMKAFLQVPPRDESFAEVAANRRNNQPTSLPSSQPLSQTQP; encoded by the exons ATGGGAGAGAAGAGTGATGAAAGAGAGAAAAAGGGGTTGGTGTTGAATGGGTTAATTGGGGAGATGCCTGTTTTCGCAAAGGAGTTGGTTGCTGGTGGGCTGGCAGGTGGGTTTGCCAAGACTGTTGTTGCGCCGCTCGAACGCGTCAAGATCTTGTTCCAG ACGAGACGAAATGAGTTCCATAGTCTTGGCATTTTGGGATCCTTCACAAAAATAGCAAAAACAGAAGGATTACTTGGTTTTTACAG AGGGAATGGAGCAAGTGTTGTGCGTATTGTGCCTTATGCAGCTTTGCATTATATGGCCTATGAAGAATACCGAAGATGGATCATCCTTGGTTTTCCTGATGTTGGAAGAGGTCCTGTTCTTGATCTCGTTGCTGGTTCATTTGCTGGAGGAACGGCTGTGCTTTTTACTTATCCACTTGATTTAGTTCGAACTAAACTGGCTTACCAG GTTGTTGAACCCTTGAAACGAAGTGTTGAAGGGCTTGCTATGGGGGAATCTGTATATAAAGGAATCCGTGATTGCTTCTCCAAGACATACAAGGAGGCCGGAGTACGAGGTCTCTACCGTGGTGCTG GTTTATTGGGTCAGACTTTCACTTATCCTATTGATGTTGTCCGGAGGCAAATGCAG GTCCAGAGGCTATCGACTTCAAAGAGCAGTGAAATGAGAGGAACTATGGCAACTCTTGTGATGATTGCACAAACACAAGGATGGAAGCAATTATTTTCTGGCCTTAGCATCAATTACTTGAAG GTTGTCCCCTCTGTCGCGATTGGATTTACAGTGTATGATGTTATGAAGGCATTCCTGCAGGTTCCACCAAGAGATGAATCTTtcgcggaggtcgctgctaacCGAAGAAATAATCAGCCAACGTCTCTTCCTTCTTCGCAGCCATTATCTCAAACTCAACCATAG
- the LOC142505432 gene encoding mitochondrial carrier protein CoAc2 isoform X1 — translation MGEKSDEREKKGLVLNGLIGEMPVFAKELVAGGLAGGFAKTVVAPLERVKILFQTRRNEFHSLGILGSFTKIAKTEGLLGFYRGNGASVVRIVPYAALHYMAYEEYRRWIILGFPDVGRGPVLDLVAGSFAGGTAVLFTYPLDLVRTKLAYQVVEPLKRSVEGLAMGESVYKGIRDCFSKTYKEAGVRGLYRGAAPSLYGIFPYAGLKFYFYEEMKTHVPENHKKDITVKLVCGSIAGLLGQTFTYPIDVVRRQMQVQRLSTSKSSEMRGTMATLVMIAQTQGWKQLFSGLSINYLKVVPSVAIGFTVYDVMKAFLQVPPRDESFAEVAANRRNNQPTSLPSSQPLSQTQP, via the exons ATGGGAGAGAAGAGTGATGAAAGAGAGAAAAAGGGGTTGGTGTTGAATGGGTTAATTGGGGAGATGCCTGTTTTCGCAAAGGAGTTGGTTGCTGGTGGGCTGGCAGGTGGGTTTGCCAAGACTGTTGTTGCGCCGCTCGAACGCGTCAAGATCTTGTTCCAG ACGAGACGAAATGAGTTCCATAGTCTTGGCATTTTGGGATCCTTCACAAAAATAGCAAAAACAGAAGGATTACTTGGTTTTTACAG AGGGAATGGAGCAAGTGTTGTGCGTATTGTGCCTTATGCAGCTTTGCATTATATGGCCTATGAAGAATACCGAAGATGGATCATCCTTGGTTTTCCTGATGTTGGAAGAGGTCCTGTTCTTGATCTCGTTGCTGGTTCATTTGCTGGAGGAACGGCTGTGCTTTTTACTTATCCACTTGATTTAGTTCGAACTAAACTGGCTTACCAG GTTGTTGAACCCTTGAAACGAAGTGTTGAAGGGCTTGCTATGGGGGAATCTGTATATAAAGGAATCCGTGATTGCTTCTCCAAGACATACAAGGAGGCCGGAGTACGAGGTCTCTACCGTGGTGCTG CTCCATCATTATATGGAATCTTTCCCTATGCGGGATTGAAATTTTACTTCTACGAGGAAATGAAAACCCACGTCCCCGAAAATCACAAAAAGGATATCACAGTTAAACTTGTATGCGGCTCCATTGCAGGTTTATTGGGTCAGACTTTCACTTATCCTATTGATGTTGTCCGGAGGCAAATGCAG GTCCAGAGGCTATCGACTTCAAAGAGCAGTGAAATGAGAGGAACTATGGCAACTCTTGTGATGATTGCACAAACACAAGGATGGAAGCAATTATTTTCTGGCCTTAGCATCAATTACTTGAAG GTTGTCCCCTCTGTCGCGATTGGATTTACAGTGTATGATGTTATGAAGGCATTCCTGCAGGTTCCACCAAGAGATGAATCTTtcgcggaggtcgctgctaacCGAAGAAATAATCAGCCAACGTCTCTTCCTTCTTCGCAGCCATTATCTCAAACTCAACCATAG